The DNA window CTGTAGGATAATTTGACACTTTCGGTCAGATTTTACCTGCCTCAGCGGGTGTCCCCATCTATTCATTTCTAAATTCATTTATATTTCAATTAGTTAAGTATTTTGTTTATATTTCAGTTCTTGGCACGGATGTTGCTTGAAATATAAGTTGGAAGGAGGAGGCATGAAGTTTCAAGGAAGACACATGTCTGGGTTTGATTTCCTGTGGCTCGTGGCGTGCGTCGTCGCAGCTGTCCTGATTGCCTCGCTGTGCCTGTCGTCGTATATCCCCGACCGCTCGCTCGTGAACCTTTCCGCATCTGCGGACGATTCAAAGGGCGGCGAGGGCGATCACGAACCCACCGATTTCGCCTGATCCCGCTTTGAAAGGCCACGATTGAAAAGGGGGCTGTTTTTCTGTATGTAGTTCATGAGATGATCCCGATCATATCGCTGCTGGTCATCGTATCCCTATCGGTCCTCGTCACGAGGATCGCCACGGTGGCGCTCACCTTCACCGGGATGAGCCGCGAGGTGGCGCGCTTCCAGGCCAGATCGGCCTTCGCGGGCGTGGGATTCACCACCCAGGAGTCGGAGCAGATAGTGAATCACCCGGTGCGCAGGCGCATAGTGATGATACTCATGCTCTTCGGCAACGCAGGCATCATCACCGTGGTCGCCTCGCTCGTGGTCGCCCTCCTCAACATCAGGGCGGCGGGCGATTCGGTCCTCCTCAAGCTCGTTGCCCTCTTCGCGGGGCTCGGCGCCATCTGGTTCGTGGCGACCAGCGGCTGGGTCGATCGTCGCCTCTCAGCGCTGATCGGGTGGGCGCTCAAGAGGTACACGAGCCTGGACGTGAAGGACTACTCGTCGCTTCTGCACATGGCCGGCGAGTACAAGGTGGCGGAGCTCTTCGTGGAGCCTGAGGACTGGCTTGCCGGCCGCAGGCTCGCCGACGTGGACCTAGAGGAGGAGGGGGTGCTCGTTCTCGGCATCACCAGGGCCGACGGGACGTTCATCGGCGCCCCCAACGGCGCAAGCCGCATACTCTCAGGCGACACGATAGTGGTCTACGGCCGCGAGTCGGCCTTCATGGAGCTCGACGAGCGCCGCAGCGGCGCGTCGGGGGACATAGAGCACGCCGAGGCGATCGAGGAGTACAAGGAGATCGTCGAGGAGGAGAGGCAGGAGGACCCGGCCGAGAGGACGCGATCGGAGTGAGCGCCAGGATATGGACGAGAAAGAGCGAATAGAGCGCGAGGCGCTCACATTCTTCCTCAGGCTCTACAACCGCAAAAAGGGCACCAAGTACCGGTTCCTCAGGAAGCGGGAGCGGCCCGACTTCGAGATAGTGGAGCGGGCGTCGAGGAAGGTCGTGGGCGTCGAGGTGTCGCACATATTCCACGACAAGAAGGAGGCGATGATGTTCATGGGCCGCGACCCGAGCACGGTCCACGGCATCATCTCCGCCGAGGACAACGTGAAGGTCCTCGTGGACATCCTGCGGAAGAAGGCGGAGAAGGTGAGGCACTACCCGTACCGCGGGCCGATAATACTCGTCATCAGGGACTACTCGCAGACCTTCGACCTGAGGACCCTCTTCGGCTTCAAGATGGGGCTCAAGGTGCCGCGCTCCGACTACCGCGAGGTCTGGTACCTCTCGCGCTCGAGGCCCGTGAAGAGGTGGGACGAGCTGGTGCGGCTCAGGTAGCGAGCCCACGGGTTCGTCGCTCGACACGCGCTCCCGGTTCGTGCATAATCACCGCCCATGAAGACAATCGTGAATTTCGTGAGGGAGAAGGGCTGGCTGGTGCGCGGATCGTGCATCGGGGGTGCGATCGGCGCGCTCGCGATCCACTTCAACGAGGCGCTGCCCCACACCGGCGGGCTCTCGTTCGGCCTCCCCATGGGGCCGGCCCTTGCGGTGGCGCTGGGCATGATCGGCGGGATGATCGGCGGGGTGATCGGCAGCTTCATCGCCGGGATGTCCGCCCGGGAGGATGTCGCTCTCAACGTCGGCGAGTCGCTGGGCATCGGGCTCCTCAACGGCTTCGTCGTGGGCACGGCG is part of the Pseudomonadota bacterium genome and encodes:
- a CDS encoding TrkA C-terminal domain-containing protein, which translates into the protein MIPIISLLVIVSLSVLVTRIATVALTFTGMSREVARFQARSAFAGVGFTTQESEQIVNHPVRRRIVMILMLFGNAGIITVVASLVVALLNIRAAGDSVLLKLVALFAGLGAIWFVATSGWVDRRLSALIGWALKRYTSLDVKDYSSLLHMAGEYKVAELFVEPEDWLAGRRLADVDLEEEGVLVLGITRADGTFIGAPNGASRILSGDTIVVYGRESAFMELDERRSGASGDIEHAEAIEEYKEIVEEERQEDPAERTRSE